One Thermococcus sp. M36 genomic window, AGAGCTCCGGGAGCTCCACCGCGAGGGCATGGACAGGCTAAGGGAGAACGATCTGGTAGAAAAGCCTGGGAAGAGCCTGCTTGATTTAAAAGCCCTCATAGCGGACAGAACCCTCGAATCCTGCACCCTCTGTGAGATAAAGTGCCGCGTGAACAGGAAGGACAGCACCGGCTACTGCCGCGTGAAGGAGAGCCTTATCGCCAGCGACTTCCTGCACTACGGCGAGGAACCTGAGCTGGTACCCTCTTATACTGTCTTCTTCTCCGGCTGCAACTTCCGCTGCATCTTCTGCCAGAACTGGGACATCAGCCAACACCGCGTCGGCGTTGAGCACGTCCCGGAGTTCATGGCGCTCAAGATCGAGGAGGCCTTCGGGCAGGGGGCGAAGAACGTAAACTTTGTCGGCGGCGAGCCCACCCCGAACCTGCCGTTCATCCTTGAGGCGCTGAGGCACGTTAAAGCCCCAATTCCGGTAGTGTGGAACTCCAACATGTACATGAGCGAGGAGGCGATGGAGCTGTTGGATGGGGTTGTTGACGTCTATCTTGCCGACTTCAAGTGGGGCAACGATCGGTGCGCGAGAAAATATTCAAAAGTTTCCCTCTACTGGGAGGTAGTCACCAGGAACCTCCTCCTCGCTAGGGAACATTACAGGGCGGAGTTTCTGATAAGGCACCTCGTGATGCCCGACCACCTCGACTGCTGCACGCGGCCGGTTCTGGAGTGGATATCCAGGAGCCTGGGCAGGGACATTAGAGTGAACGTGATGTTCCAGTACAGGCCGGAATACCGGGCAGAGATGTATCCTGAAATAAGCAGGAGGCTGAAGGGGGAGGAAATGGAAAAAGCCGCGGAGATCGTCAACGAGCTCGGGTTTAGGAACGCGCTCGTGGGCTAACCCCCTGCCCTCGCGAGCCTGAGCGTCTCCATAAACCTCTCGATTTCCTCCTCGGTTCCCTCGATGGTGAGCCTGTACCGGGGCATGCCGTGGAAGGGCTCTGCTTCCCCTATCTCAATCTTTACCTCTGCCCCGGACTTCTCCAGGATGGCTCCAATCTCCGCCGGGGGGATGGCAGTTATGAGTTCCCTTCTCATAGCATCAACCCATCGCGGTTCCAGGATTTATATCTTCCGCCCACCGAAAGCTTTATAAAGAAAGATAACATATGTAATATTGCAATTACACATGGAGAGGTGATGTGACATGAAGAAGTGGTTGGGAATTGGGTTGATGGTGCTGGGCCTCTTCGGCCTGGTGTTTGGAAGCGTGGCAGCGTACCAGGGCGTACCGGGGCCTAACCCGGAGGTTGAGAGGAGTACCACGCCAATGGCATACGCCAAGGGCTGTGGTCAGGGACGCGGTGGCATGATGGCCGCTGGAGAGGGCACCCCCTACATGGGGCTCGGAGTTAAGTCGGCGAACCTCACAGAGGTCAGCGTTGACCCGGCGGAAGTTCAGGACTACCTCGCTCAGCTCAGCGTCGAGAAGTTCACCAACCCACGCGGCATAACCGTCCAGAAGCTCGTTTACGATGGCGACTACGTCGGAAAGGTCGTCGGTGACTACGACCTCAGCGGGCTGGACGTCTATGCCGCCTACGAGACCCTCAACGGCGTCAAGGTCTTCCTCGCCTACGAGGGAGAGATAGTCGGCTTCGTCCTGATGAAGTGAGGCCCCTGCCTCCTTCATTTTTTGGCCCGGAGGTGATGTCCGTGGGGATCGTTGAGATTGTTGGCAGTTTCATCATGCTCTTTGAGCGGAGAGAGAACCCGCTGGCCCTGCCAGAGGCCGTTCCGGATAAAGAAAATGACACTGAAAACTTCTAGGATTTCTCCGCGAGTTTTTTGGCTTCTTCCAGAACCTTCGCCGCGTGGCCCCTGGCGCGGACGTTGATCTTCTTCCAGACGATTTCTCCATTGGGGTTAAAGATGAAGGTGCTCCTTATGACCCCCTCGTACTCCTTCCCGTAGCGTTTCTTTTTGCCCCATGCGCCCAACGCTTTAATCAGTTCGGCGTTCGGGTCGCTGAGGAGCTTTATCTTTAGGCCGTGCTTCTCCTTGAAGTTCCTGTGGCTTCTCACTGAGTCCTTAGAAACACCAATCACCTGAAAGCCGAGCTTCTCGAACTCCGGGAGGAGCTCCGTGAACTCCTTTGCCTCGGTCGTGCAGCCGGGCGTGTTGTCCTTCGGATAAACGTAGAGCACCGTCCACTTACTGTTCAGGACATCCCCGAGGGTTACCTCTTTTCCGTCCTCATCCAAAACCTGAACTTCAAAGAGGCCCATACCACCACCAGAATAATTAGGGATCCCTAACCCATAAAGCTTTCGTGGGAAAGGTTATTTAGGGGTGTCCTCGGACTTCCATGTTAGGTGAGACCATGAGGCTGCCGTCCCACAAGACAAAGATAATAGCCACGATAGGCCCCGCATCACTCAGCAGGAGCACCATAGAGGCCATGATAAAGGCTGGGATGAGTGTCGCCAGGATAAACTTTGCCCACGGCGATGAAGAGCAGCACGAGAAAACCATAGAACTCATAAGGAAGTCGTCCGAAAGGCTCAAGCGCCCCGTGGCAATCCTAGGCGATCTCCCGGGGGTTAAAATACGCGTTGGGGAGATACAGAACGGTTCCGTTGTTCTCAGGCGCTGGCAGACTGTAACCCTCACCACGAGGGACATAGTGGGAAATGAGGCTGAAATCCCGGTTCAGTTCAAGGAATTTCCCAAAATGGTCTCCAAAGGCGACATAATATACCTGAGCGACGGGTTCATAGCCCTCCGGGTCGAGGATGTTAGGGGCACCGACGTCGTGTGTAAGGTTCTCGTTGGGGGAACCCTCTTCTCCCACAAGGGCATAAACGTCCCAAACGCCAGAATGGCCATAGACGCTGTTACCAAAAGGGATCTAGAGCTGATAGAATTTGCCATCGAGCACGGAGTGGACGCAATAGGCATAAGCTTCGTGGGTTCCGCGTATGACGTCATTAAAGTCAGGAGGTTTGTCGAAGAGAAGGGGGGCGACATGTTCATCATCGCCAAGATTGAGAGGCCTGACGCCGTCAGGAACTTTGACGACATACTGTGCGCCGCCGACGGGATAATGATAGCCCGCGGGGACCTCGGAGTCGAGATGCCCATCGAAAAGCTGCCGGTTCTTCAGAAGAAGTTGATACACAAGGCCAACATCGCCGGAAAGCCCGTGATAACCGCGACGCAGATGCTCGAAAGCATGACCGAGGAGAAGCTTCCCACAAGGGCAGAAGTTACGGACGTCGCCAACGCCATCCTCGACGGCACCGATGCCGTCATGCTCTCCGAGGAGACCGCCGTCGGAAAGTATCCCGTGGACACGGTAAGGATGATGGCCAAGATCGCAAAGACCACAGAGGCCTACAGGGACTCCCAGTGGTCCACCAGGGTAATGGAATGGAAGATGAAGGGCTGGAGCGAGAAGGGCCCCAAGAAGGGCACAATAAAGGACACAATAGCCCGGAGCATAATAGAGGCCCTCAACTCGATAGACATCAAGTACATCCTCACCCCAACGAGAACCGGGGAGACCGCCCGGCTGATATCACGCTTCAAGCCCAAGCAGTGGATACTGGCGTTTGCCACCGACGAAAGGGTGGCCAGAAGGCTCATGTTCTCCTACGGGGTCTACCCCTTCGTCGTTAACGAGACCACCGAAGAAGAAATCCTGATGCTGATAAAAGGCCTGGCGCTTGTAAGGGACGGGGACACCGTCCTCCTGACCAAGGGCACCCCCATAGGGAAGACTGTCGGGACGAACACGATAAGGATATTTACCGTGTAGCCCGGCCTCTTTTCTTTTAATTTCCCGTCCGCGCGTGGAAAAAAGGGAAAAGCGCCCTCACGCGCCGGACTTCTTTGAGTCCCCCGGCCCACCGACGGCCAGCCCGAGAAGCGAGGTCAGGTATATCGCCCCTATCCCCACAGGGTTCAGCTGGGCCCCTGGGGGGAGGGGGACCTCTGACATCACATAACCCACCAGGACGGACATGCCCACAATGGTCAGGACAAAGCCCCAGCGGGTGAAGAACGCCAACAGGGAGCCAACTGCAGGAAGCAGGAAAACCGCCATGAACAGGACCACGAGGAAAGATGCTATGCCCACACCTACCTCGGTGAGGGTGCTTGTCTCCATGTCCATGTACGCGTCCACGTCCTCAAGGACGTTTCCGACCCACTTCAGTGCCCTTGCCAGGAAGCTGTCGGTGTTCCCTATGTTGGAGCCGAGAACCAGTAGAGTGACCGTCCCGTAGGACATGCTCACCGTCCGCTCCGTCTGCCCACCCGATGCCGTGATCACCGGGGCCACTAAGAGGGCCAGCAACAGGACAATTGCCAGAACAACCCTCGCAGCCGAGCCCATTTACACCACCACTCCTAAGACTGGTACCCCGGTCTAATAAATCTTTCCTCACATCGGGCCCGGTGGGGGCTTTACATTTTTCTCTTGAAAGCCTCACTCTTTTGGGGTCGGGAGAGCTCAGGACCCCGGATACGGCGGCCTGTACTCTACAGGGATCCTCAGGATTCTAAGCTCTCGGAAGCATTTACCGGAATGGTTTCATGGCCATTATGGCGATAGGATAGCAAGAAAGTGGATGATGTGGCATAGCGCCAGAAAAGGTTAAGGGCAGGTATCAGACCCTCCCCAGCTCCTCAAACTTCACCAGCACCTCTGCCTTGCTCCGTATCAGGTTCTGCCTGGCCACTTCTTTTCCGTCCTTAAGGTAGACCAGTGTCGGGACGTTGAATATCTCGAACTCGTTCACCAGCCCGTTCCACTCGTCCGCGTTTACGTGAACCACGGTAATCTCCGGGAACTCCGCACTGAGCTCTTCCATGAAGCTCTCGACTATTCTGCATGGTGGACAGCCCGGGATGGAGAACCACAGCACGACTTTTCCGTCCCTGAAGTTAAACTTTCCGTCATACTCCACTATCAATCTCCTCACCTCCGGAGAATAAAAATGAAAGGGCTCAGATTTTGGCCCTCTTCAGCAGGAGCGAGTTGCTCACGACGCTGACACTGCTTATCGCCATTGCTCCGGCCGCCCACTCCGGCCTGAACGCTATCCCGAACAGCGGGTAGAGCGCCCCCGCCGCTATCGGGATGAGGATTATGTTGTATATCATTGCCCAGAAGAAGTTCTGCTTTATCTTAGATAGGGTTTTCTGACTGAGCTTTATTGCCCTGACGACGTCCCTTATGTCGTTCCTCATGAGGACTATCTCACCGCTCTCCATGGCTATGTCGGTTCCCGAGCTTACCGCTATGCCTATGTCGGCCTGTGCTAAGGCAGGGGCGTCGTTTATACCGTCCCCGACGAATATCACTATCTCACCCTTTTCCTGCAGCTTCTTGACCTCGTTGGCCTTGTCCTGCGGGAGCACCTCAGCAAGGACGTAGTCTATGTTGAGCTGCCGCGCTATCGCGTTTGCAGTTCTCCTGTTGTCGCCCGTTATCATGCCGACCTTCTTGCCCATCCTGTGAAGCTCCTCTATTGCCTCCCTGGCGTTTTCCTTGATAGTGTCCGCTATGCCCATCACACCAGCTATCTCACCGTCTATGGCTATGATTATGGCCGTCTTCGCCTCGTCCTCAAGCCTGTGGAGGTTTTCTTCAATATCCTCAATCGGATACCCTGCCTCCCTAAGGAGCTTCCTGTTTCCGGCGAGGATTTCCCTGCCCTGCACTTTGGCCCTAACACCCTTGCCGGTGATGGCCTCAAACTCCTCCGGCTCCTCTAGCTCAAGGCCAAGCTCCTCCGCCTTCCGGACTATGGCCTCTCCAAGCGGGTGCTCGGAGCGCTTCTCCGCCGAGGCAACGAGCCTTATGAGCTCCTTCTCGTCCATGCCAAAGGTTATGACATCAGTAACCTCAGGCTTCCCCTTTGTGAGGGTTCCTGTCTTGTCGAAGAGCACCACCGTTGCCTTCCTCGCTATCTCAAGCACTTCACCGTTCTTGATGAGTATGCCCATCTCGGCCCCCTTGCCCATGCCCACGGTCAGGGCAGTGGGTGTCGCCAGGCCGAAGGCACAGGGGCACGCTATGACGAGGACGCTGATCAGTGTCGTGAACGCGAAGAGCAGGGGCTCCTTTGCTATGAAGTACCAGTAGGCGAAGGAGAGGAGCGCCACTGTAAGAACCACTGGTATGAAGTAGGCCACTATCTTGTCTGCTATCCTCTGGATCGGGGGCCTGGTGTTCTGGGCCTCTTCAACGAGCTTGATGATCTGAGCCAGAACCGTGTCGCCACCGACCCTCTTTGCCTCGATCTTGAGCACGGAGTTCCTGTTTATGGTTCCGCCTATGACCTCGTCCCCCTCCTTTTTGAGGTTGGGTATTGGCTCACCGGTTATCATGGACTCGTCGACGTAGCTCTCGCCCTCGAGTACAACACCGTCAACCGGTATCTTCTCTCCCGGCTTGACTATGACGATGTCGCCCACCTTGACCTGGCTGACAGGGACTTCGACCTCCTTGCCGTCCCTTATGACCGTCGCCTTCTTCGCCTGCAGGCCCATAAGCTTCTTTATGGCCTCGCTTGTTCTTCCCTTCGCCATGTGCTCAAGGTACCTGCCTAGCAGCAGGAAGGCCAGCAGGAGCACGCTTGCCTCGTAGAAGTTGTAGTCCTCAGGAAGGACGCCGATGGTTGCCAGCACGCTCGCTATGTACGCCGAACCGACGCCTATTGAGTACATCACGTCCATGTTGAGCGTCCTGTGCTTCAGCGAACGGACGGCCTTCAGGAACACGTCCCTGCCGGAGTACGCTATGACCGGGGTCGCCAGGAGGAACTGTATCCAGAGCATGTAAGGTATCTCAAAGTCCAGTCCAAGGAGCCAGCGGTATGTCATGAATGTTATGAGGCCGCCGAAGAACCATGCCACCACGAGCTTCTTTTTCATTTCCCTGAGGTGCCTTTCCCTGGCCTCTTTCTCTATGTCAACGCTCTCCTCGCCCTCGACGCCCAGGAACTGGTACCCGAACTCCTCTATCGTTTTCTTTATGTCGTCCATCTCGACCACTGTGGGGTCGTAGGTCACATTTGCTGTCTCGGTTGCCAGGTTGACCCTGACGTCCAGAACGCCGGGGAGCTCCTTGAGCGCGGTCTCTATCGTCCTGACGCACGA contains:
- a CDS encoding thioredoxin family protein → MIVEYDGKFNFRDGKVVLWFSIPGCPPCRIVESFMEELSAEFPEITVVHVNADEWNGLVNEFEIFNVPTLVYLKDGKEVARQNLIRSKAEVLVKFEELGRV
- a CDS encoding heavy metal translocating P-type ATPase; this encodes MEVNIKITGMSCASCAKTIELALKELEGVKDARVNLATETAFVKFDESVVSLSQIIKAIESVGYGVVREKRDAVIKIGGMTCASCVRTIETALKELPGVLDVRVNLATETANVTYDPTVVEMDDIKKTIEEFGYQFLGVEGEESVDIEKEARERHLREMKKKLVVAWFFGGLITFMTYRWLLGLDFEIPYMLWIQFLLATPVIAYSGRDVFLKAVRSLKHRTLNMDVMYSIGVGSAYIASVLATIGVLPEDYNFYEASVLLLAFLLLGRYLEHMAKGRTSEAIKKLMGLQAKKATVIRDGKEVEVPVSQVKVGDIVIVKPGEKIPVDGVVLEGESYVDESMITGEPIPNLKKEGDEVIGGTINRNSVLKIEAKRVGGDTVLAQIIKLVEEAQNTRPPIQRIADKIVAYFIPVVLTVALLSFAYWYFIAKEPLLFAFTTLISVLVIACPCAFGLATPTALTVGMGKGAEMGILIKNGEVLEIARKATVVLFDKTGTLTKGKPEVTDVITFGMDEKELIRLVASAEKRSEHPLGEAIVRKAEELGLELEEPEEFEAITGKGVRAKVQGREILAGNRKLLREAGYPIEDIEENLHRLEDEAKTAIIIAIDGEIAGVMGIADTIKENAREAIEELHRMGKKVGMITGDNRRTANAIARQLNIDYVLAEVLPQDKANEVKKLQEKGEIVIFVGDGINDAPALAQADIGIAVSSGTDIAMESGEIVLMRNDIRDVVRAIKLSQKTLSKIKQNFFWAMIYNIILIPIAAGALYPLFGIAFRPEWAAGAMAISSVSVVSNSLLLKRAKI
- the pyk gene encoding pyruvate kinase; translation: MRLPSHKTKIIATIGPASLSRSTIEAMIKAGMSVARINFAHGDEEQHEKTIELIRKSSERLKRPVAILGDLPGVKIRVGEIQNGSVVLRRWQTVTLTTRDIVGNEAEIPVQFKEFPKMVSKGDIIYLSDGFIALRVEDVRGTDVVCKVLVGGTLFSHKGINVPNARMAIDAVTKRDLELIEFAIEHGVDAIGISFVGSAYDVIKVRRFVEEKGGDMFIIAKIERPDAVRNFDDILCAADGIMIARGDLGVEMPIEKLPVLQKKLIHKANIAGKPVITATQMLESMTEEKLPTRAEVTDVANAILDGTDAVMLSEETAVGKYPVDTVRMMAKIAKTTEAYRDSQWSTRVMEWKMKGWSEKGPKKGTIKDTIARSIIEALNSIDIKYILTPTRTGETARLISRFKPKQWILAFATDERVARRLMFSYGVYPFVVNETTEEEILMLIKGLALVRDGDTVLLTKGTPIGKTVGTNTIRIFTV
- a CDS encoding peroxiredoxin, encoding MGLFEVQVLDEDGKEVTLGDVLNSKWTVLYVYPKDNTPGCTTEAKEFTELLPEFEKLGFQVIGVSKDSVRSHRNFKEKHGLKIKLLSDPNAELIKALGAWGKKKRYGKEYEGVIRSTFIFNPNGEIVWKKINVRARGHAAKVLEEAKKLAEKS
- a CDS encoding TIGR04140 family protein — protein: MRRELITAIPPAEIGAILEKSGAEVKIEIGEAEPFHGMPRYRLTIEGTEEEIERFMETLRLARAGG
- a CDS encoding radical SAM protein — its product is MWLGRISMWDVEGARRAMPHYFSILGGEEEPNFVLARKVPVDFRGNEPLEELRELHREGMDRLRENDLVEKPGKSLLDLKALIADRTLESCTLCEIKCRVNRKDSTGYCRVKESLIASDFLHYGEEPELVPSYTVFFSGCNFRCIFCQNWDISQHRVGVEHVPEFMALKIEEAFGQGAKNVNFVGGEPTPNLPFILEALRHVKAPIPVVWNSNMYMSEEAMELLDGVVDVYLADFKWGNDRCARKYSKVSLYWEVVTRNLLLAREHYRAEFLIRHLVMPDHLDCCTRPVLEWISRSLGRDIRVNVMFQYRPEYRAEMYPEISRRLKGEEMEKAAEIVNELGFRNALVG